GCAGCACGTCGGCAACCTGATCCTGCAACCGGGCTAAACGGCTGACATAGGTACAGACTGCCTCTTCATTATGGGCTGAGCAGGGACCAATAATGAGCATGAATCGCGGATCATCCCGGGTGAAAATGCGCTTAAGCTCCTGGTCTCGACTCTTTTTTACGGCCGCCAGGTGCTTCGGTAGTGTAAGCTTGATAAAATTTCCTCAACGGATGGGAAACGGCATATATTCGTAACACTCATGAGTTCACCTCTCCACGTAGTTTTGCCAAAACCCTAAAGCCCGCCTCAACGCAAAAAAAGCTGCCCGAGGCGCTCAACTTCGGCAAAAGGAAATAATGTTGTGTTAGAGAAATAAAAAAGACGGCCTACCCTGCAATGGGGGGGGTCAGGAAGGAGAGGTGGTAAATATGAAGTTGCCCTGCAGATTAAGCCAGGAGCGTTGATTGATGAGGTTCACAAGACACCTTTAGTGACACATGAGGTATTATTCTTCGCGTTCTATCACGGAAGCTGTCGGGGAAGTCAAGAAAAAACTGAAAAGGGGATTAGGTTTCAGCCACTGAATTGCTCCATTGGCAGGCTTCAGAATACAGTGCAGGCAAGGCGGATTCTTCAACTCCCAGGCGACTGGCAATGTTTGTTACCGATGACCATCTCCCTTGCTCGTAGGCAATGCTGAGCATCAGGAATCCGGCCAGCAACCCTTTTTTTCCCACCAGAGCGGCCACCATGTTTGGCGGAAACGGCAACTTGGCCATGATTTTTTCCATTGGCTGATCGATAATGGCATCGATCAGGGAAAACATGCCCACCGTAAAAAGCTCGGCTGGTTTGACCGGCTTTTGCGTCACCCGGCTCATCAATTCACAAAACTTTCCCCTGATGCAGGACAACCGCACCAGTTCGTGCGGCTTGCCCTCAGCCAGTTTGGTGATCGTCATCAAGGACATAAAGCGTCTCATTTCAGCAATCCCCATATAAACCAGCGCCTGTTTGATGGCGGATATTTTGCTCGGCTTGGCAAAAAACGGCGAATTAATATAGCGCAACAACTTATAGGAAATCCCCACATCGCGGGAAATGAGTGTTTCCAGTTCACTGAAATCAACATCCTCTCTATTCATTTCAGCCATAATTTGTAGCTGGATAATATGGGATGAAGGGATCTCTTTTCCCTGAAGAATTTCCGGTTTACAGAAAAAATATCCTTGAAAAAGTTCAAAACCTAGGTCGAGCGCTTGCTGAAATTCAGCGTTGGTTTCTACTTTTTCAGCTAAAAAACGCAGGTTTTTCCCCGCCAGCTGATCAATATAGGAACGAATCTCCGCCACCGAACTGGCTCGAAAATCAAATTTGATAATATCCGCTAGGTCAATAAGGGGTTCCATCTCAGGCGAATAGCAAAAGTCATCCAGGGCAATAACAAACCCTTTTTGGGCAATTTCTTGGCAGGCAGCCAAAAGCGCCGGCTCCGGGCTGACATCTTCGAGAATCTCAACAACAATATTTTCTCTGGCCAATAGGAGAGGAATTTTTTTAACCAGCAGATTCTGGGTGAAGTTGATAAACGATTTTTTTCCGCCGGCAATCTCATCCATACCAATGGTAATGATGCTATTCTGCAGTACGGTTGCCGTAGCCTCATCACCATCAATATCCTGGGCAAAGTTCGCCGTACCATCACGAAACAGCAGTTCATACGCATAAATGTTCTTCTGCTGATCGAAAATAGGCTGTCTGGCAACGTAGGTATTCATTGGCAACA
This genomic stretch from Candidatus Anaeroferrophillus wilburensis harbors:
- a CDS encoding HDOD domain-containing protein codes for the protein MNTYVARQPIFDQQKNIYAYELLFRDGTANFAQDIDGDEATATVLQNSIITIGMDEIAGGKKSFINFTQNLLVKKIPLLLARENIVVEILEDVSPEPALLAACQEIAQKGFVIALDDFCYSPEMEPLIDLADIIKFDFRASSVAEIRSYIDQLAGKNLRFLAEKVETNAEFQQALDLGFELFQGYFFCKPEILQGKEIPSSHIIQLQIMAEMNREDVDFSELETLISRDVGISYKLLRYINSPFFAKPSKISAIKQALVYMGIAEMRRFMSLMTITKLAEGKPHELVRLSCIRGKFCELMSRVTQKPVKPAELFTVGMFSLIDAIIDQPMEKIMAKLPFPPNMVAALVGKKGLLAGFLMLSIAYEQGRWSSVTNIASRLGVEESALPALYSEACQWSNSVAET